One stretch of Bacteroidota bacterium DNA includes these proteins:
- a CDS encoding TonB-dependent receptor: MAQKADVRGVVADSSTGEKIPYATITVIGTTRGAVTNNNGFYLLANLPHGTYQIIATSLGFEPLTRTITVRGKEPMTLNFNLSSKPVEVNEVIISSGRKKELEEINTSVHVFDQRELQKVPTAAQGDLFRSIQIIPGIVSSADVSSKFFVRGGAGDQNLIYFDGMKIYNPYHAFGIFSIFDPDIVKTTEVYTGAFPPGFGGRLSSVINITSRNGSTTGVHGGASANFVSGKVNLEGPLPNNNSWIFSGRKSLFNDTFKKFLKNPPPISFYDIFAKANIGGSEYGRYSIQTFLSADDVLSPDPNEADHRWRSSSFAVTISDLMENRIYFDAVVYSSNFKIERDAKQSTIIRPAESKIGDGGIRGELTIYTETRDLYFIGFDVNVPRYTYKFVTPSNADVLVDETSIETWAWFRYQINFERLKADVGAHSDIISLFGGKSMRTILQPRMNFSYLFEFDWRIKLSYGMFSQNLITLTNEDDIVSLFEAWIYIPEKLEPETATHYIAGFSGNIFSELSLDVQTYFKDYTSLVVYNREKKYFTEPDYINGRGKAYGFETLFRYKYSFLDLYLAYTLGWTSVTINNFTYQPRYDRRHTLNVLNVTRLNENIDLSIRWEVGSGYPYSQTIGFYDRLTISDLGRGSIINDQGKPYSILGEKNAGRLPTYHRMDITATYKFLLPYGGGNVGVSIVNVYNSKNILYYDRKTLQKITMLPFLPSAFMKLEF, from the coding sequence ATGGCACAAAAAGCCGATGTGCGGGGTGTTGTTGCCGACAGTTCTACCGGCGAAAAGATACCGTATGCAACCATTACGGTCATCGGTACGACCCGTGGCGCCGTGACAAATAACAATGGATTTTATTTGCTCGCGAATTTGCCGCATGGAACTTATCAGATCATTGCAACCTCTCTGGGATTTGAACCATTAACAAGAACCATCACGGTTCGTGGAAAAGAACCGATGACTTTAAATTTCAATCTTTCATCAAAACCGGTTGAAGTAAACGAGGTTATTATCTCCAGCGGAAGGAAGAAAGAACTCGAAGAAATTAATACCAGTGTTCATGTCTTTGATCAGCGAGAGCTGCAAAAAGTTCCGACAGCAGCGCAAGGAGATCTCTTCCGTTCAATCCAAATTATACCCGGCATAGTTTCGTCTGCGGATGTCAGCTCAAAATTTTTTGTTCGCGGCGGAGCCGGTGATCAAAACCTGATCTATTTTGATGGGATGAAGATTTATAACCCCTACCATGCGTTTGGAATATTTTCCATCTTCGATCCGGACATCGTGAAGACAACGGAAGTATACACAGGAGCATTTCCGCCGGGATTTGGCGGCCGGCTTTCATCAGTAATCAATATTACTTCGCGAAACGGAAGTACGACCGGAGTTCACGGGGGAGCATCGGCAAATTTTGTATCGGGCAAAGTCAATTTGGAAGGCCCTTTACCGAATAATAACAGTTGGATTTTCAGCGGTCGGAAGTCACTCTTTAATGATACCTTTAAAAAATTTTTGAAGAATCCACCGCCGATTTCTTTCTATGATATTTTTGCAAAGGCAAATATTGGCGGAAGTGAATATGGCAGATACAGTATTCAAACATTTCTCAGCGCTGATGATGTGTTATCACCCGATCCGAATGAAGCGGATCACCGGTGGCGAAGCAGTTCTTTTGCCGTTACCATCTCCGACTTAATGGAAAACAGAATCTATTTTGATGCCGTTGTTTACTCCAGCAATTTTAAGATTGAACGGGATGCAAAACAATCTACCATCATTCGTCCTGCTGAATCAAAAATTGGTGACGGAGGAATTCGCGGAGAATTAACGATCTATACCGAAACACGAGATCTGTATTTTATTGGTTTTGACGTAAACGTTCCACGGTACACCTATAAATTTGTTACTCCCTCCAATGCCGATGTTCTTGTCGATGAAACTTCGATTGAAACATGGGCGTGGTTTCGCTATCAGATCAATTTTGAGCGATTGAAAGCTGATGTTGGTGCTCATTCCGATATTATTTCTCTTTTTGGCGGAAAAAGTATGCGAACAATTTTACAGCCGCGAATGAATTTCAGTTATCTCTTTGAGTTTGATTGGAGAATAAAATTATCTTACGGAATGTTTTCCCAAAATTTGATTACGTTAACCAATGAAGATGATATTGTTTCCCTCTTTGAAGCATGGATCTATATTCCAGAAAAATTAGAACCGGAAACGGCAACACATTATATTGCGGGATTCAGCGGGAATATTTTTTCGGAACTCTCTCTTGATGTGCAGACCTATTTTAAGGACTATACATCACTTGTGGTCTATAATCGGGAGAAAAAATATTTTACTGAGCCGGATTATATCAATGGTAGAGGAAAAGCGTACGGTTTTGAAACACTTTTTCGGTATAAATATTCATTTTTAGATCTGTATCTGGCCTATACGCTCGGGTGGACATCGGTGACGATTAATAATTTTACGTATCAACCACGGTACGACAGACGGCATACTTTGAATGTGCTTAATGTTACTCGATTGAATGAAAATATTGATCTTTCAATTCGCTGGGAAGTAGGGAGCGGTTATCCTTACAGCCAAACGATTGGATTCTATGATCGTTTGACCATATCCGATCTTGGAAGGGGATCAATCATAAATGATCAGGGGAAACCGTATTCGATACTCGGAGAAAAAAATGCCGGACGTTTGCCGACATATCATCGAATGGACATCACTGCAACCTATAAATTCCTTCTCCCATATGGTGGAGGTAATGTTGGTGTCAGTATTGTTAATGTCTACAACAGCAAAAATATTTTGTATTACGATAGGAAAACATTACAGAAAATTACCATGCTTCCTTTTTTGCCCAGCGCATTTATGAAATTGGAATTTTAA
- the miaA gene encoding tRNA (adenosine(37)-N6)-dimethylallyltransferase MiaA, which yields MDTLATVIVIVGPTASGKTSLALSIATMMPCEIVSADSRQIYKHLTIGTAKPSQQELLTVPHHFVDLLELDQKFNAGDFQEQGRKVITQIHSRKKIPIIVGGTGLYVQALIDGFFEQPEISGEVRKQLEEQLLRDGKEKLFAELQSVDPESAATMDATKYRRVVRALEVFYETGTPISEFHKQHKVKNIYNALYFGLQWERNTLYERINHRVDTMLAAGFLDEVKKIKKMGFDDRFQSLQTVGYKEAFAFLRNDISKERMIELMKQNTRRFAKRQMTWFRREERIQWFAISSEDQIDQIARNIVSKL from the coding sequence ATGGATACTCTTGCAACTGTAATTGTTATTGTCGGACCAACGGCATCAGGCAAGACCTCTCTTGCATTATCGATTGCTACGATGATGCCATGCGAAATTGTTTCCGCAGATTCCCGTCAAATCTATAAACATCTCACCATCGGCACAGCAAAACCTTCTCAACAAGAACTGCTAACAGTCCCACATCATTTTGTTGATCTATTGGAGCTCGATCAAAAATTTAATGCTGGTGATTTTCAGGAACAGGGAAGGAAAGTGATTACGCAAATCCATAGCCGAAAGAAAATACCTATCATAGTCGGCGGAACGGGGTTGTATGTACAAGCACTTATTGACGGATTTTTTGAACAGCCCGAAATATCCGGTGAGGTTCGCAAACAGTTGGAAGAACAACTACTTCGGGATGGAAAGGAAAAATTATTTGCAGAACTGCAATCTGTCGACCCTGAATCTGCGGCAACAATGGATGCAACAAAGTATCGTAGAGTCGTTCGTGCCCTGGAAGTATTTTATGAAACTGGGACACCAATTTCTGAGTTCCATAAACAACACAAAGTGAAAAATATTTATAACGCGTTATATTTTGGATTACAGTGGGAGCGCAACACTCTTTATGAACGCATAAACCATCGAGTCGATACAATGCTTGCCGCAGGGTTTTTAGATGAAGTAAAAAAGATTAAAAAAATGGGTTTTGACGACCGTTTTCAATCCCTGCAAACAGTTGGATATAAAGAAGCGTTTGCCTTCCTCCGTAACGACATCTCTAAAGAACGAATGATTGAGTTAATGAAGCAAAATACCCGCCGTTTTGCGAAACGCCAAATGACCTGGTTCCGAAGGGAAGAACGAATCCAGTGGTTTGCAATCTCATCAGAAGATCAAATCGATCAGATTGCAAGAAATATAGTGTCAAAGTTGTAG
- a CDS encoding transposase: MKYKQRKQYRLPHYNYASSGLYFVTICSYNRENIFSEVKQGNIHLLTVGEYILECLTNLPEKLSYVRIDEFVIMPNHIHVIFGIDNPGEDVSIKTMKFQPEKKSLSIVVRNFKSTVTLLSRENYPEMKIWQSRFYDRIIRSEQELQNVRKYIQDNPLRWEADKNNPENMMM, encoded by the coding sequence ATGAAATACAAACAACGTAAACAATACCGTCTACCGCATTACAATTATGCGTCTTCAGGTTTGTATTTTGTCACCATCTGTTCCTACAATCGGGAAAATATATTTAGCGAAGTTAAACAAGGGAACATCCACTTGTTAACGGTTGGTGAGTATATCTTGGAGTGTTTGACGAACCTTCCTGAAAAATTATCATATGTTCGTATTGATGAGTTTGTAATTATGCCAAATCATATTCATGTTATCTTTGGAATTGATAATCCTGGTGAAGATGTTTCAATTAAAACGATGAAATTTCAACCTGAGAAAAAATCATTGTCAATTGTTGTTCGCAATTTCAAATCAACTGTGACTTTATTATCAAGAGAAAATTATCCCGAAATGAAGATCTGGCAATCCCGATTTTATGATCGAATTATAAGAAGTGAACAAGAATTGCAAAATGTTCGAAAATATATTCAGGATAATCCCTTACGATGGGAAGCAGACAAAAATAATCCTGAAAATATGATGATGTAA
- a CDS encoding peptide chain release factor 3 — MSILKQIQNRKTFAIISHPDAGKTTLTEKLLLYGGAIQIAGAVKSNKIKKTATSDFMEIEKQRGISVSTSVMTFSYNNYTVNLLDTPGHKDFAEDTYRTLTAVDSVILVIDCVKGVEEQTEKLMNVCRMRNTPVIVFINKLDREGREPIELLDEIEAKLSIHVRPLSWPMGIGSNFRGVFNIHENTFNFFTPNKQRVEEDIETFSGVDDPALMDQFGKQAVQLKHDIELIRGVYPEFDVKDYLAGNSAAVFFGSALNNFGVKELLETFVKIAPAPQPRETTRGLIEPMSDKFSGFVFKLHANLDPRHRDRIAFLRICSGKFERNKFYYHVRLKRDLKFPNPTSFMAQDKSVVDVAYPGDVIGLYDSGNFKIGDTLTEGDQLMYKGIPTFSPEIFKELQLTDPFKSKQLEKGILQLTDEGLAQVFLQNQGNRKVVGTVGDLQFDVIQYRLENEYGAPCMFRPLSLYKASWVQFEKEADIEWLKSIHPGSLFYDKHSNLVFISESKYALQRAIDNNPKAKFLFSIEHNTETHEMAEE; from the coding sequence ATGAGCATTTTGAAACAAATTCAAAATCGAAAAACATTTGCCATTATCAGTCACCCAGATGCCGGGAAAACGACGTTGACGGAAAAACTGCTGTTGTATGGCGGAGCAATTCAAATAGCCGGTGCAGTAAAATCCAACAAGATCAAAAAAACAGCAACTTCCGACTTCATGGAGATTGAAAAGCAACGCGGAATTTCCGTCTCTACTTCAGTGATGACATTCTCCTACAACAATTATACAGTGAACCTGCTTGATACGCCGGGCCATAAAGACTTTGCTGAAGATACGTACCGGACTCTCACTGCAGTTGATAGTGTCATTTTAGTGATTGATTGTGTAAAGGGAGTGGAAGAACAGACAGAAAAATTAATGAACGTCTGCAGGATGAGAAATACCCCGGTGATTGTATTTATCAATAAATTGGATCGTGAAGGACGGGAGCCGATTGAACTGCTGGATGAGATTGAAGCGAAATTAAGTATCCATGTGCGACCTCTCTCATGGCCGATGGGAATTGGATCGAATTTCCGAGGTGTGTTCAATATTCATGAGAACACATTTAATTTTTTCACACCAAATAAACAACGAGTTGAAGAGGATATTGAGACATTCAGCGGCGTTGACGATCCCGCATTGATGGACCAATTTGGGAAACAAGCGGTTCAATTAAAACACGATATTGAATTAATCAGAGGCGTCTATCCTGAATTCGATGTGAAAGATTATCTTGCCGGAAATTCTGCGGCTGTCTTTTTCGGCAGTGCGCTCAATAATTTTGGAGTGAAAGAGTTGCTAGAGACTTTTGTGAAGATTGCTCCGGCACCTCAACCGCGGGAAACAACGCGTGGATTGATTGAACCGATGAGCGATAAATTTTCCGGATTCGTATTTAAGTTGCACGCCAATCTCGATCCTCGTCATCGTGACCGCATTGCCTTTTTGCGAATCTGTTCCGGAAAGTTTGAACGAAATAAGTTTTATTATCATGTACGTTTAAAACGTGATTTGAAGTTTCCGAATCCAACCTCTTTTATGGCACAAGATAAAAGCGTGGTGGACGTTGCTTATCCCGGGGATGTTATCGGACTCTACGATTCCGGTAATTTTAAGATCGGGGATACGCTCACGGAAGGGGATCAATTGATGTATAAAGGGATACCAACATTCTCTCCCGAAATATTTAAAGAACTGCAGTTAACTGATCCATTCAAATCCAAACAGTTGGAAAAAGGAATTCTTCAGTTAACGGATGAAGGTCTGGCGCAAGTGTTTCTGCAGAATCAAGGGAATAGGAAAGTGGTTGGAACAGTCGGTGATCTGCAATTCGACGTCATCCAATATCGCTTGGAGAATGAATACGGCGCTCCATGTATGTTCCGTCCCCTTAGCTTATATAAGGCATCCTGGGTACAGTTCGAAAAAGAAGCCGACATTGAGTGGCTGAAATCGATTCATCCCGGATCATTATTCTATGACAAACATAGCAATCTCGTCTTTATCTCAGAATCGAAATATGCGTTGCAAAGGGCTATCGATAATAATCCGAAAGCGAAATTCCTCTTTAGTATCGAGCATAATACTGAAACACATGAAATGGCTGAAGAATAA
- the paaA gene encoding 1,2-phenylacetyl-CoA epoxidase subunit PaaA, giving the protein MGENIANLEEQFNQRISGGETIEPKDWMPEKYRKQLMRLISQHAHSEIIGMLPEGNWITRAPSLRRKLALIAKVQDEAGHGHYLYSSAETLGISREEMFDQLHAGKAKYSSIFNYPTLSWADMGMIGWLVDGAAIINQTTMAKCSYGPYSRALLRICKEENFHKKQGMEIVATLIASGEKGKAMVQESFNRFWWPTLMMFGPHDSNSPNSPDMMKWKIKLKGNDELRQRFIDMTVEQAQAWGLSVPDPKLKFNEQTRSWETGDIDWKEFNAVINGDGPCNHERLAARRNAHDNGKWVRDAARAYDEKQRVKNSK; this is encoded by the coding sequence GTGGGCGAAAACATCGCAAACTTGGAAGAACAGTTCAATCAACGCATTTCCGGCGGCGAAACAATCGAACCGAAAGATTGGATGCCGGAAAAATACCGCAAGCAACTGATGCGGCTCATCTCACAACACGCGCATTCTGAAATCATTGGAATGCTCCCCGAAGGAAATTGGATCACTCGTGCTCCATCGCTTCGTCGTAAACTTGCGCTCATTGCAAAAGTACAGGACGAAGCAGGGCATGGTCATTATCTCTATAGTTCTGCAGAGACACTTGGCATTTCCCGCGAGGAAATGTTTGACCAATTACATGCCGGTAAAGCGAAATACTCTTCTATCTTTAATTATCCAACCCTCTCATGGGCAGATATGGGAATGATCGGCTGGCTGGTGGATGGTGCGGCGATTATTAATCAAACAACCATGGCAAAATGTTCCTACGGTCCTTATTCCCGCGCGCTGCTTCGTATCTGTAAAGAAGAAAATTTCCATAAAAAACAGGGAATGGAAATCGTTGCAACTCTCATCGCATCCGGTGAAAAAGGAAAAGCGATGGTTCAAGAATCATTTAATCGCTTCTGGTGGCCTACGTTAATGATGTTCGGACCGCATGACTCCAACTCTCCGAACAGCCCTGATATGATGAAGTGGAAGATCAAATTAAAAGGAAATGACGAGCTTCGCCAGCGTTTTATTGATATGACCGTGGAACAGGCGCAAGCGTGGGGTTTATCTGTTCCCGATCCGAAATTGAAATTCAACGAACAAACGAGAAGTTGGGAAACCGGTGATATTGACTGGAAAGAGTTTAATGCTGTCATCAATGGCGATGGTCCTTGTAATCATGAACGGTTGGCCGCCCGCCGGAATGCACACGACAATGGAAAGTGGGTTCGTGATGCGGCAAGAGCATATGATGAGAAACAACGAGTGAAAAATTCCAAATGA
- the paaB gene encoding 1,2-phenylacetyl-CoA epoxidase subunit PaaB, whose amino-acid sequence MKYSQVYSINNNMSDINKTTQSNDQWDLWEVFIQESDNAPHIHAGSIRAADAENALQNARDVFARRGKVKNMWVVKSEHIIATTSTDAAPFFDPTSDKVYRHPQFYKHTLDDELWKKS is encoded by the coding sequence TTGAAATATTCACAGGTGTATTCAATCAATAACAATATGTCTGACATTAATAAAACGACACAATCAAACGACCAGTGGGATCTCTGGGAAGTGTTTATTCAGGAATCCGATAACGCACCTCATATACATGCCGGAAGTATTCGTGCTGCTGACGCAGAGAACGCGCTCCAAAATGCACGGGATGTTTTTGCTCGACGGGGAAAAGTAAAAAATATGTGGGTGGTGAAATCTGAGCACATTATTGCTACAACATCGACGGACGCAGCCCCTTTTTTTGATCCGACATCTGATAAGGTTTATCGTCACCCACAGTTTTATAAACATACGTTGGACGATGAACTGTGGAAAAAGTCATGA
- the paaC gene encoding 1,2-phenylacetyl-CoA epoxidase subunit PaaC, producing MNEKIVEYIIRLADDRLILGHRLSEWCGHAPILEEDIALANIALDCIGQANYLYGAAAELEGEKRTADEIVYFREAVEYKNLLLLEQPNVDFAQTIVRQFLYDSFGILLFDELQKSTCAPLAGIAQKAVKELRYHFRHSSQWMLRLGDGTKESHERAQNAVNNLWKYTDEMFLSDLLESELSTEGIAILSSSLKERWSKTVTEIIATSTLTLPEASSFIHQGGREGKHTEHLGHLLSEMQIVARSYPDIQW from the coding sequence ATGAACGAAAAGATAGTTGAATATATCATCCGCCTTGCAGACGATCGGTTGATTCTTGGTCATCGTTTATCTGAGTGGTGCGGACATGCTCCGATTTTAGAGGAAGATATTGCGTTGGCAAATATTGCATTGGATTGTATTGGCCAGGCAAATTATTTGTATGGTGCCGCGGCCGAGTTGGAAGGGGAAAAACGAACTGCTGATGAAATCGTCTATTTTCGTGAAGCTGTTGAATACAAAAATCTTTTACTTCTAGAACAACCGAATGTCGATTTTGCACAGACGATTGTTCGTCAGTTTCTGTACGATTCGTTTGGTATTTTGTTGTTTGATGAATTACAGAAGAGTACATGTGCTCCTCTTGCAGGCATTGCCCAAAAAGCTGTTAAAGAACTTCGATATCATTTCCGGCATAGTAGTCAATGGATGCTGAGATTAGGTGACGGAACAAAAGAGAGTCACGAACGAGCACAGAATGCCGTCAATAACTTGTGGAAGTATACGGATGAAATGTTTCTTTCGGATCTTTTAGAGAGTGAGTTATCAACGGAAGGAATCGCAATCCTCTCATCGTCCCTGAAGGAACGATGGTCAAAAACGGTGACGGAAATAATTGCAACATCAACACTAACTCTTCCGGAGGCAAGTTCGTTTATCCATCAAGGGGGAAGAGAAGGGAAACACACCGAGCATCTTGGACATCTGTTATCAGAAATGCAGATTGTCGCGCGTTCCTATCCGGATATACAATGGTAG
- the paaD gene encoding 1,2-phenylacetyl-CoA epoxidase subunit PaaD translates to MIISSNPTVESIKNLLSSINDPEVPAINILELGIVRNVIVNENTVSITITPTYSGCPAMKMIEDEIYRVLSGNGISSISIKTVFSPAWTTDWIDNSTKEKLRKYGIAPPHVADQSPLLQIEMPHVECPHCNSMDTQIKSEFGSTACKSYYFCHSCHQAFEYFKSF, encoded by the coding sequence ATGATTATATCCAGCAACCCTACAGTTGAATCAATAAAAAACCTTCTTTCGTCGATCAATGATCCTGAGGTTCCGGCAATAAATATTTTGGAATTGGGAATTGTTCGGAATGTCATTGTGAATGAAAATACTGTGTCAATTACAATTACGCCGACCTATTCAGGATGTCCCGCCATGAAGATGATCGAAGATGAAATTTATCGTGTGTTGAGTGGAAATGGTATTTCGTCGATTTCCATAAAGACGGTATTTTCTCCTGCATGGACAACAGATTGGATCGACAATTCAACAAAAGAAAAATTGCGAAAATATGGTATTGCCCCTCCGCATGTTGCGGATCAATCACCGCTGTTGCAAATTGAAATGCCGCATGTGGAATGTCCTCATTGTAATTCAATGGATACTCAAATAAAAAGCGAATTCGGTTCCACGGCATGCAAGTCCTATTATTTTTGTCATTCTTGTCACCAAGCATTTGAATATTTTAAGTCATTCTAA
- the pcaF gene encoding 3-oxoadipyl-CoA thiolase, which yields MKPVYIIDAIRTPIGKYGGALSSIRPDDLAAIVIKRLVERNQQIDPSVYDEVILGCANQAGEDNRNVARMSSLLAGLPVTLPAETVNRLCASGMSAVAIAANKIKVGDGDIYIAGGVESMSRAPYVMAKPSEAFSRSPEIADSSLGWRFVNPKMMEIYGIDSMGETAENVAEQYKISREDQDTFALWSQQKAKRSITSERFFKEIITIEVPTKKETIIIGDDEFPKLDTTLEKLSKLKPAFRKDGKGSVTAGNSSGLNDGACALILASEKAVKKYGLKPIAKFIASAVVGVEPRIMGIGPLPASQKVLAKVGLNISDMSVIEMNEAFAVQCLATLRGLGLADNDPRINPNGGAIALGHPLGMSGARLITTAAYELQSNGGRYALCTMCIGVGQGMASIIERV from the coding sequence ATGAAACCAGTATATATAATCGATGCCATCAGAACACCCATTGGGAAATACGGCGGGGCATTATCGTCAATTCGTCCCGATGATCTGGCTGCTATTGTTATCAAAAGACTTGTAGAACGAAATCAACAAATAGATCCCTCAGTGTATGATGAAGTGATTCTTGGCTGTGCGAATCAAGCGGGAGAAGATAATCGAAATGTTGCGCGGATGTCATCGTTACTTGCAGGATTACCCGTTACGCTTCCTGCAGAAACTGTCAATCGACTTTGTGCCTCGGGGATGAGTGCTGTTGCAATTGCTGCGAATAAGATCAAAGTAGGAGATGGAGATATATATATTGCCGGCGGAGTGGAAAGCATGTCCCGCGCACCGTATGTGATGGCAAAACCTTCAGAAGCATTTTCCCGTTCTCCGGAGATTGCGGATTCATCGTTGGGATGGAGATTCGTTAATCCAAAAATGATGGAGATATATGGTATTGATTCCATGGGAGAGACAGCTGAGAATGTTGCCGAGCAATACAAAATTTCACGTGAAGATCAGGATACATTTGCTTTATGGTCACAACAAAAAGCGAAACGATCAATCACAAGCGAACGATTCTTCAAAGAAATCATTACGATCGAAGTTCCGACAAAAAAGGAAACAATTATTATCGGAGATGATGAATTTCCAAAACTGGATACGACGCTTGAAAAACTCTCCAAACTGAAACCGGCATTTCGTAAAGATGGAAAAGGAAGTGTGACAGCTGGAAATTCTTCCGGACTGAATGATGGTGCCTGTGCCTTGATTTTAGCATCCGAAAAAGCGGTAAAGAAATATGGACTCAAACCGATCGCAAAATTCATTGCTTCTGCAGTTGTGGGAGTAGAACCCCGTATCATGGGAATTGGACCGCTTCCCGCATCACAAAAAGTACTAGCAAAAGTCGGCTTAAATATTTCTGATATGTCGGTGATAGAAATGAACGAAGCGTTTGCAGTACAATGTCTTGCAACGCTACGCGGACTCGGTCTTGCTGATAATGATCCCCGCATAAATCCAAACGGAGGAGCGATTGCTCTCGGTCATCCGCTTGGAATGTCCGGCGCACGGCTAATCACCACGGCAGCATACGAATTGCAATCCAATGGCGGACGATATGCACTTTGTACCATGTGTATTGGAGTTGGGCAGGGAATGGCTTCTATAATTGAACGAGTTTAA
- a CDS encoding transferase hexapeptide repeat family protein yields MKIKNIFSFKSFIPVIHKSAFIHPQATIIGNVIIGKDVYVGPSAVIRGDWGGIVIEDGCNIQETCVVHVFPGKSITLKKNAHIGHGSIIHGANIGENVLVGMNAVVMDKADVGDNSIIGALTFVPAEMQIPPRSVVVGNPGKIVKQVSDEMLEWKTQGTALYQTLPNDLRKAMKPVKPLRKVPKNRAKQEKLFENWKK; encoded by the coding sequence ATGAAAATAAAAAATATTTTTTCCTTTAAGAGTTTTATTCCGGTCATTCATAAAAGTGCCTTCATCCATCCGCAGGCAACAATCATCGGCAATGTGATTATCGGAAAAGATGTCTATGTCGGTCCGTCTGCTGTCATTCGCGGTGATTGGGGAGGTATCGTTATCGAAGATGGATGTAATATCCAGGAAACGTGCGTAGTTCATGTCTTTCCAGGGAAATCGATCACACTGAAGAAAAATGCTCATATCGGACATGGATCTATTATCCATGGAGCGAACATTGGTGAGAATGTGTTGGTGGGAATGAATGCTGTTGTGATGGACAAAGCGGACGTTGGTGATAATTCTATCATAGGGGCTTTAACGTTTGTCCCGGCGGAAATGCAAATCCCGCCACGATCTGTCGTTGTCGGTAATCCGGGAAAAATCGTAAAACAGGTTTCGGATGAGATGCTTGAATGGAAAACACAAGGGACTGCCTTATATCAAACACTCCCCAATGATCTTCGTAAGGCGATGAAGCCAGTGAAGCCGTTGAGGAAAGTTCCGAAAAACAGAGCAAAGCAAGAAAAATTATTTGAGAATTGGAAAAAGTGA